The Candidatus Limnocylindrales bacterium genome has a window encoding:
- the hxlA gene encoding 3-hexulose-6-phosphate synthase, with protein sequence MGDTTLLQIALDCTTIQEALEISRQVENYVDILEVGTPLLKSEGRSAIVHLRNQFPNKPIFADTKTMDMGDLEARIVFEAGADIMSVCGVASIETIEAAIDQARLLNKQILIDLIGVHDKLQCVERLRWTKPNFIGIQTGIDEQRKGKFPYQDLEIISQAVSFPLVVAGGISLDDIPYLMMFRPAIIVVGGFITRAKDLKAAAETIKEAICKG encoded by the coding sequence ATGGGAGATACGACCCTATTACAAATCGCCCTGGACTGTACCACCATCCAGGAAGCTCTTGAAATTTCCCGGCAGGTCGAGAATTATGTGGATATTTTAGAAGTAGGAACTCCTCTCTTAAAATCGGAAGGGCGAAGTGCCATTGTGCACCTTCGAAATCAATTTCCGAATAAGCCGATCTTTGCAGACACCAAAACCATGGATATGGGAGACTTAGAGGCCCGCATTGTATTTGAAGCAGGTGCCGATATTATGAGCGTGTGCGGAGTCGCTTCCATAGAGACCATCGAAGCGGCTATAGATCAGGCCAGATTGTTGAACAAACAAATTCTTATTGACCTGATTGGGGTTCATGATAAACTCCAGTGTGTAGAACGCCTTCGATGGACGAAGCCCAACTTCATCGGCATACAAACCGGAATCGACGAGCAGAGGAAGGGTAAGTTTCCCTATCAGGATCTAGAAATTATCTCTCAGGCCGTTTCTTTCCCCCTTGTTGTGGCCGGAGGTATTAGCCTGGATGACATTCCTTACCTTATGATGTTTCGTCCTGCCATTATTGTGGTTGGAGGATTTATAACAAGGGCTAAAGATCTAAAAGCAGCCGCAGAAACCATTAAGGAGGCGATCTGCAAGGGATAA
- a CDS encoding tetratricopeptide repeat protein: MKTFNQSIKAVCFWMVLLSFASGSPVFALDAFLKTQVSTKTRPEPEISQVNIVKLDENIKPVATHLTYEEVLNVEIILDASKTMSEMDLQGRTKLDVAKHLITTLVEHLPKHTRFALRVNGGQYDNNCLDTTLLVPFEKGNGSKILETLPGIQPKGLTPLFYSIRDSIKDFQNLNGGKVVFVLSDGQETCDIGQTDTCAVTFERVDQARTGQVIHVIGINPPSEDAVRGLSCIAVRGHGDFLNTHTHTQEDLIRLAQKTGRLRYSIYQVFENLTDVKLLDAAIGDSPHILKPGVYRLEISTIPPLSTYFTLDRLHNLTIGIVNSNGGLDTYDRAHLALGNWYYRNGQTREAMAEYTKILKLDPRNADAYLNMAILMDEVIKDKAKAIELYRTYLELGGPRQAEVRQWIRRDLEALQIPAPQVPRIPKPATKEEMLTRLRQETTERSGLSPEEQKAITLRATLLSTHPQIVSFRNEDLDKATLIGINVLPQTTDAEASNLAIEIGNQIQQELNKTPGIVIFRNNVQVVEARFSETEKRYITVSAGTSRSSPTGGQSPTGGQYPASSQPPTGSQPPAGRQPQAPR; the protein is encoded by the coding sequence ATGAAAACGTTTAATCAGTCCATTAAAGCAGTTTGCTTCTGGATGGTGCTGTTAAGTTTTGCCTCAGGATCTCCAGTTTTTGCCCTGGATGCCTTTTTGAAAACCCAGGTCTCTACTAAAACAAGGCCTGAGCCCGAAATTTCCCAGGTTAATATTGTAAAATTGGATGAAAACATTAAACCGGTTGCTACCCATCTTACCTATGAAGAAGTCCTTAATGTAGAGATTATTCTGGATGCTTCCAAAACTATGTCTGAAATGGACTTACAGGGTCGGACAAAACTTGATGTTGCCAAACATCTGATAACCACCCTTGTTGAGCATCTCCCCAAGCACACCCGGTTCGCCCTGCGCGTAAACGGGGGTCAATACGATAACAATTGCCTGGATACGACCCTTCTGGTCCCCTTTGAAAAAGGAAACGGATCTAAAATATTGGAAACCCTTCCAGGCATTCAACCGAAGGGATTGACTCCCCTTTTTTACTCTATCCGGGATTCCATCAAAGACTTTCAAAACCTGAATGGAGGGAAAGTCGTATTTGTTTTATCCGATGGACAAGAAACCTGTGATATAGGACAGACCGATACCTGCGCAGTAACCTTTGAGAGAGTAGACCAGGCCAGAACAGGGCAGGTTATCCATGTTATCGGAATTAATCCTCCTTCGGAAGATGCTGTGCGCGGATTGAGCTGTATAGCTGTCCGGGGTCACGGAGACTTTTTAAATACCCATACCCATACGCAAGAAGACTTGATCCGCCTTGCCCAAAAAACAGGTCGACTCCGTTACTCCATCTATCAAGTCTTCGAAAATCTGACCGATGTGAAACTTTTGGACGCTGCCATCGGGGACTCTCCCCATATTTTAAAACCGGGAGTTTATCGGTTGGAGATTTCTACCATTCCTCCTTTATCGACCTATTTTACCCTGGATCGGTTGCATAATCTGACCATTGGCATTGTAAATTCCAATGGGGGTCTGGATACTTACGATCGGGCCCATCTGGCTTTAGGAAACTGGTATTACAGAAACGGGCAGACCCGGGAAGCCATGGCAGAATATACTAAAATCTTAAAATTAGACCCTCGCAATGCCGATGCTTATTTAAATATGGCCATTCTTATGGATGAAGTGATAAAGGATAAGGCAAAAGCCATCGAACTTTACCGCACCTATTTAGAGTTGGGAGGCCCCCGCCAGGCAGAGGTCCGGCAGTGGATTCGAAGAGACTTGGAAGCTCTTCAGATCCCGGCACCCCAAGTACCCCGGATTCCTAAACCCGCCACCAAAGAAGAGATGTTGACCCGGTTAAGACAAGAAACCACCGAAAGATCCGGACTCTCCCCTGAAGAGCAGAAAGCTATTACCCTACGGGCGACCCTCTTGTCGACTCATCCGCAAATTGTCTCCTTCAGAAATGAAGATTTGGATAAGGCTACCCTGATAGGAATTAATGTTTTACCCCAGACTACCGATGCAGAAGCTTCCAATCTGGCCATTGAGATAGGAAATCAAATTCAGCAAGAATTAAATAAAACCCCCGGTATCGTCATATTTAGAAATAATGTCCAGGTCGTCGAAGCCCGGTTTAGCGAAACCGAAAAAAGATATATCACCGTCTCTGCAGGAACCTCCCGATCTTCCCCTACCGGTGGTCAATCTCCTACTGGTGGACAGTACCCTGCCAGCAGCCAGCCTCCTACGGGTAGTCAACCTCCGGCCGGTAGACAACCTCAAGCACCGAGATAA
- the dnaK gene encoding molecular chaperone DnaK — protein sequence MASSSKVIGIDLGTTNSVVAIMEGGEPTVIVNQEGSRLTPSVVAFTKDGERLVGRIAKNQAITNPENTIFSIKRFMGRRYEEVTEEIKMVPYKVVRAPNGDARVEIMGKQYSPPEISAMILQKLKQAAEDYLGQKVTQAVITVPAYFNDSQRQATKDAGKIAGLDVLRIVNEPTAAALAYGLDKKKDETIAVFDFGGGTFDISILEVGEGVVEVKSTNGDTHLGGDDLDQRIINWLVSEFKKDYGIDLSKDRMALQRLKEAAEKAKMDLSTVMETEINLPFITADASGPKHLNMKLTRAKFEQMVADLLERTLEPTRRALKDAGLAPSDIDEVVLVGGSTRIPKIQEMVRQFFGKEPHKGVNPDEVVAVGAAIQAGVLVGEVKDLLLLDVTPLSLGIETLGGVTTRLIERNTTIPTRKSEIFTTAADNQTSVEIHVVQGEREMARDNRTLARFHLVGIPPAPRGVPQIEVTFDIDANGIVNVSAKDLATGKQQQITITSSSGLTDEEIKRMIKDAEAHAEEDRRKREEVEVRNQTDSLIYSTERLLNENRAKLSESDIRPIEDALAEAKRALESGDVSRMRQAKDNLTRASHRLAEAMYRQAGGQQTGGYTQSGPGPGGATGGSKGGDNVVDAEFEDIK from the coding sequence ATGGCTAGCAGTAGCAAAGTTATAGGAATCGATTTAGGAACGACGAACTCCGTAGTGGCTATTATGGAAGGTGGCGAGCCTACGGTTATCGTTAATCAGGAAGGGAGCCGGTTAACCCCATCGGTAGTAGCTTTTACAAAAGATGGTGAGCGGTTGGTAGGAAGGATTGCAAAGAATCAGGCCATTACAAACCCTGAAAATACGATCTTCTCTATCAAACGGTTCATGGGACGGCGGTACGAAGAAGTAACGGAAGAAATTAAAATGGTCCCTTATAAAGTGGTGAGAGCTCCCAACGGGGATGCCCGGGTTGAAATTATGGGTAAGCAGTATTCCCCACCGGAGATTTCTGCCATGATCTTGCAGAAACTGAAACAGGCGGCAGAAGATTATCTGGGACAAAAGGTTACTCAAGCAGTTATCACCGTGCCGGCTTATTTCAATGATAGTCAACGACAGGCGACCAAAGATGCCGGTAAAATTGCAGGTCTTGATGTCCTTCGGATTGTCAACGAGCCTACCGCGGCAGCTTTAGCCTATGGACTTGATAAAAAGAAAGATGAGACCATCGCCGTCTTCGATTTTGGAGGAGGAACCTTTGATATCTCCATTCTGGAGGTTGGAGAAGGGGTAGTCGAAGTAAAGTCTACCAATGGAGATACCCATTTGGGTGGAGATGACCTGGATCAAAGGATTATCAACTGGTTGGTCAGCGAATTCAAAAAAGATTACGGCATTGACCTGAGTAAAGATCGAATGGCTTTACAACGGCTTAAGGAAGCTGCAGAAAAGGCCAAGATGGATCTCTCCACGGTTATGGAAACGGAGATTAATCTTCCTTTCATTACAGCAGATGCTTCAGGTCCCAAACATCTTAATATGAAGTTGACCCGAGCTAAATTTGAGCAGATGGTCGCAGATCTGCTGGAGAGAACCTTAGAACCTACCCGACGGGCTTTGAAGGATGCCGGCCTTGCACCCAGTGATATCGATGAAGTGGTTCTTGTGGGAGGATCTACGCGAATTCCAAAGATCCAGGAAATGGTGAGACAATTCTTTGGAAAAGAACCTCATAAAGGGGTTAACCCGGATGAAGTGGTGGCGGTGGGTGCTGCTATTCAGGCAGGAGTTCTTGTCGGAGAAGTTAAAGACCTTCTCCTCCTGGATGTTACTCCGCTCTCTCTGGGGATTGAGACCCTGGGTGGTGTGACCACAAGGCTCATCGAGCGGAATACAACCATTCCAACCCGAAAAAGCGAGATTTTTACAACGGCGGCGGATAATCAAACCAGTGTAGAAATCCATGTGGTTCAGGGCGAACGAGAAATGGCACGGGATAATAGAACTCTTGCTAGGTTCCATCTGGTAGGAATACCTCCGGCTCCTAGAGGAGTCCCCCAAATTGAGGTGACCTTTGATATCGATGCCAACGGTATCGTTAATGTCTCGGCCAAGGATTTAGCTACCGGTAAACAACAGCAGATTACCATTACTTCTTCCAGCGGCTTAACCGACGAGGAAATCAAGAGAATGATAAAAGATGCCGAGGCCCATGCCGAGGAAGACAGGAGAAAACGGGAAGAGGTAGAAGTTCGAAACCAGACAGACTCCCTCATTTACAGTACCGAAAGACTCCTTAATGAAAACCGGGCCAAACTTTCGGAAAGTGATATCAGACCCATTGAAGATGCACTGGCAGAAGCTAAAAGGGCCTTAGAATCCGGTGACGTTTCACGTATGCGGCAGGCCAAGGATAATCTGACCCGGGCTTCTCATCGTCTCGCAGAAGCCATGTATCGGCAGGCTGGTGGACAGCAAACCGGTGGATATACCCAAAGTGGACCCGGCCCAGGTGGAGCAACCGGTGGATCTAAAGGTGGCGATAACGTAGTGGATGCGGAGTTCGAAGATATTAAGTAA
- the nfo gene encoding deoxyribonuclease IV has translation MSELLGAHMSISEGLYKAFLRGKEVGCTTIQIFTKNSNQWKVKDLTEEEILKFKEAQKETGISPVVAHDSYLINLGSPDLELLQKSREAFLIELKRCDQLDIPYLVMHPGSHVGAGESEGIRRIAESLNWALEKTPGSRVMILLENTAGQGTNLGYRFEHLAEILEQVEEKPRFGVCLDTCHLLAAGYDIRTEQGYQRILQELDGMVGLSRVKAIHVNDSKKGLGCRVDRHEHIGEGCLGLEAFRCFLKDERFKEVPKILETPKDKKKEAESDRKNLNRLRALLT, from the coding sequence GTGAGTGAGTTACTCGGTGCGCATATGTCGATATCCGAAGGGCTTTATAAGGCCTTTCTGCGGGGAAAAGAAGTGGGATGTACGACGATTCAGATTTTTACGAAGAATTCCAATCAATGGAAAGTTAAAGATCTAACCGAGGAGGAGATCTTAAAGTTTAAGGAGGCCCAAAAAGAAACCGGGATTAGCCCGGTGGTGGCCCATGATTCCTACTTGATTAATCTGGGTTCTCCGGACCTGGAGCTTCTTCAGAAGTCTCGAGAAGCTTTTCTTATTGAATTGAAGCGATGTGATCAGTTGGATATTCCTTATCTGGTCATGCATCCCGGGTCCCATGTGGGAGCCGGAGAGTCAGAGGGAATCAGACGCATTGCAGAATCTTTAAATTGGGCTTTGGAGAAAACCCCGGGATCTCGGGTGATGATTTTGTTGGAAAATACGGCGGGGCAGGGAACTAATTTGGGTTATCGGTTTGAGCATCTCGCCGAGATTTTGGAACAGGTGGAAGAGAAGCCCCGGTTTGGGGTTTGTCTGGATACCTGTCATCTTCTGGCAGCCGGCTATGATATTCGCACCGAACAGGGTTATCAGAGAATTTTACAGGAGTTGGATGGGATGGTGGGTTTATCCCGAGTCAAAGCCATCCATGTCAACGATTCTAAAAAAGGGCTGGGTTGCCGGGTGGATCGGCACGAGCATATTGGAGAAGGGTGTTTAGGACTGGAAGCCTTTCGATGCTTCCTGAAAGATGAACGTTTCAAAGAGGTTCCTAAGATTTTGGAGACTCCCAAGGACAAAAAAAAAGAAGCCGAGTCAGACCGAAAAAATCTGAATCGGCTTCGAGCATTACTTACTTAA
- a CDS encoding MerC family mercury resistance protein, with protein MSKALLKKMGILGTYFSTTFALGCCGFGPFLYLVSGLSALGLGFLANLSLPILYTSLGMTVVGLLISYRHHRHPLPFILGLVGSGMILYPFHEALDVWIFRIFFSTGLALLTLGVIWDLINPRRWLHKGLRQGEGWTPSLLRR; from the coding sequence ATGTCAAAGGCCCTTTTGAAAAAAATGGGAATTCTAGGGACCTATTTTTCTACCACTTTTGCCCTGGGTTGCTGCGGATTTGGTCCGTTTCTTTATCTGGTGTCAGGGCTTTCGGCTCTAGGTCTGGGGTTCTTGGCTAATTTGTCGTTACCGATTCTGTATACCTCCTTGGGAATGACGGTAGTCGGGCTTTTGATCTCCTATCGCCATCATCGCCATCCTTTACCCTTCATCTTAGGTCTGGTTGGCTCCGGTATGATTCTCTATCCTTTCCATGAAGCCCTGGATGTCTGGATTTTCCGGATTTTTTTCTCTACAGGCCTGGCTCTGTTAACCCTGGGGGTTATTTGGGACTTGATAAATCCCAGGAGATGGCTGCATAAAGGATTGAGACAAGGAGAAGGCTGGACCCCTTCCCTACTACGAAGGTAG
- a CDS encoding sigma-70 family RNA polymerase sigma factor, translated as MGYSFNKMTDEELMAQVQRGDQAAFEELFKRYDRKIFNYFLRYLGDEELAKDLFQETFLRVFQFSKSYKPTTHSGRSSSFAAWLYTVARNVYRKQWGREPVEGRMGESTWEMLEEVPTPNATPQQARADQELVEKIKQALDALPESQREVVILHKYQGLSYPQIAQVLGCSISSVKQRAFRAYQSLRQQLAEYA; from the coding sequence ATGGGGTATTCGTTTAATAAAATGACCGATGAAGAGCTCATGGCTCAAGTTCAGAGGGGGGATCAGGCTGCCTTTGAGGAATTATTCAAACGCTACGATCGAAAAATCTTCAATTACTTCCTTCGTTACCTGGGAGATGAAGAGTTGGCTAAAGACCTTTTTCAAGAAACCTTCCTCCGGGTGTTTCAATTCAGCAAGTCCTATAAGCCGACCACTCACAGTGGACGTTCCTCTTCTTTTGCAGCCTGGCTCTATACCGTTGCCCGGAATGTGTATAGAAAACAATGGGGACGAGAACCGGTTGAGGGGCGTATGGGAGAGTCCACGTGGGAGATGTTAGAAGAAGTTCCAACCCCTAACGCCACGCCTCAGCAGGCAAGGGCCGATCAGGAATTGGTGGAAAAGATCAAACAGGCCCTGGACGCCCTTCCTGAAAGCCAGCGGGAGGTGGTGATCCTTCATAAGTATCAGGGACTCAGTTATCCTCAAATCGCTCAAGTCCTGGGATGCTCGATAAGTTCTGTGAAGCAAAGGGCTTTCAGAGCCTATCAGAGCCTCAGGCAGCAATTAGCCGAATATGCCTAA
- a CDS encoding anti-sigma factor has protein sequence MPKEEGETNMCNSIVEQLPAYIAGELGAEERGEVERHLAHCVSCTSELKAFQRTWDLLDQWEDVVPSQELRNSVLAQVQKLTDAKRTRRVDGWRYFKGFSHIVYGTLTAVLSVLLLVSKGDPAGRPYTEPLTLEFILGFSVLWTGLYILAFWLAAGRGDPTVSPVNFDKVFGPVDLARITYVGLVAIVISLVISWLVPIHSVVKFCLTQPGLQGIKDKISITGFYFLFGGLYAWIPLLMVASFEGRKVSGSPVSYGVLTGVIFVLLMVPGIFLQCGSLTLGMLVSWILGTALGSMAGGVTGYWIAFRTREVSL, from the coding sequence ATGCCTAAAGAAGAAGGTGAAACGAACATGTGTAACTCCATTGTTGAACAACTGCCCGCTTATATCGCCGGGGAGCTGGGGGCTGAAGAGAGGGGAGAAGTAGAAAGACATCTGGCTCACTGCGTCTCCTGCACTTCAGAGCTTAAAGCCTTTCAGAGAACCTGGGATCTGCTGGATCAATGGGAGGATGTGGTCCCATCTCAGGAGCTTCGGAACAGTGTCCTGGCTCAAGTTCAGAAATTAACCGATGCCAAAAGGACCAGAAGAGTCGATGGGTGGAGGTACTTTAAAGGCTTTTCCCACATTGTGTATGGCACCTTGACAGCCGTCCTTTCTGTGTTGCTTCTGGTTAGTAAGGGCGACCCGGCGGGTCGCCCCTACACAGAACCGTTAACCCTTGAGTTTATTCTGGGCTTTAGTGTACTCTGGACCGGCCTTTATATCCTGGCTTTCTGGTTGGCCGCCGGGAGGGGAGATCCGACAGTTTCACCTGTAAACTTCGATAAAGTCTTTGGACCTGTAGACTTAGCCCGTATTACCTATGTAGGATTGGTTGCCATTGTCATTTCCCTGGTTATCTCCTGGCTGGTTCCCATCCACAGTGTCGTAAAATTCTGTCTAACCCAACCCGGCTTGCAGGGGATCAAGGATAAAATCTCCATAACCGGGTTCTATTTTCTGTTTGGAGGATTGTATGCCTGGATTCCCTTGCTGATGGTAGCTTCCTTTGAAGGAAGAAAAGTCTCTGGGAGCCCTGTCAGCTACGGGGTATTAACCGGGGTTATCTTTGTGCTCTTAATGGTACCGGGAATTTTCCTTCAATGTGGCTCTTTAACCCTGGGTATGCTGGTAAGTTGGATCTTAGGGACGGCATTGGGATCCATGGCCGGGGGTGTTACCGGCTATTGGATCGCGTTCCGGACCCGGGAGGTTTCCTTATGA
- the merF gene encoding mercury resistance system transport protein MerF: protein MTEQTCNRLMKTGMIGAILAAICCFTPVLVILLGLVGLSTVVGYLDYVLIPALGAFVILAAYAVIKKRQLACSDIPKEV, encoded by the coding sequence ATGACCGAACAAACCTGTAATCGGCTCATGAAAACAGGAATGATTGGAGCCATCCTTGCGGCTATCTGCTGTTTTACCCCGGTTTTGGTTATCTTACTGGGCTTGGTGGGACTCAGTACCGTAGTAGGCTACCTGGACTATGTTCTCATTCCGGCCCTGGGAGCATTTGTGATTCTGGCCGCGTATGCGGTCATTAAAAAGAGACAGTTAGCCTGTTCCGATATTCCTAAGGAGGTTTAG
- a CDS encoding copper ion binding protein — translation MKTITTFSALILFLIGSFVLQNMVAADVPLQKTVLKIQGMVCEACPPKIKKALEGLDGVKKVEVSLEKAEAYVESEPGKVTTEQMIQAVDQAGFKASPAAENFSEITLKVENIKGPEDELKIKPALEKIEGVRKALVDAEKKEVFIDYLKDKVTVQQLTQSLTKLGYPPLSPLTTQVGDFLVTLQIHPKPIKDQEVHFDVILQSSDGKPVSDAEVQVDLSMPGMTMGEMRFKAEPAGEGRYTGKGKFSMEGKWRIAIRINQGGQKKIANFDMEVPEQ, via the coding sequence ATGAAAACGATTACGACTTTTTCAGCTTTGATTCTCTTTTTAATAGGATCCTTTGTTTTACAGAATATGGTTGCAGCGGACGTCCCGCTTCAAAAAACAGTTCTCAAAATCCAAGGCATGGTCTGCGAAGCATGTCCGCCCAAGATTAAAAAAGCCCTGGAAGGGTTAGATGGCGTGAAGAAAGTAGAGGTTAGCCTGGAGAAGGCCGAAGCCTATGTGGAATCGGAACCGGGAAAAGTTACCACCGAACAGATGATACAGGCAGTGGACCAGGCCGGATTTAAAGCTTCTCCGGCAGCAGAGAATTTTTCAGAGATAACCTTGAAGGTGGAGAATATCAAAGGACCCGAAGATGAGCTTAAGATCAAGCCGGCCTTGGAGAAGATAGAAGGGGTGAGAAAGGCTTTAGTCGATGCCGAGAAAAAAGAGGTGTTTATAGACTATCTAAAGGATAAGGTAACGGTTCAACAGCTCACCCAGTCTTTAACCAAGCTAGGCTATCCCCCTCTTTCCCCCTTAACGACCCAGGTAGGGGATTTCCTGGTAACCTTACAGATCCATCCAAAACCTATCAAAGACCAGGAAGTCCATTTTGACGTAATCTTACAGAGCTCTGATGGGAAACCTGTCTCCGATGCAGAGGTTCAAGTGGATTTGAGTATGCCCGGGATGACCATGGGGGAGATGCGATTTAAAGCGGAACCCGCCGGAGAGGGACGGTATACAGGAAAAGGGAAGTTTTCCATGGAGGGCAAATGGAGAATTGCCATCCGAATTAATCAAGGGGGACAGAAAAAAATCGCCAACTTCGATATGGAGGTTCCTGAGCAGTAG